Proteins encoded within one genomic window of Gemmobacter sp.:
- a CDS encoding molybdopterin-synthase adenylyltransferase MoeB, which yields MMAVLALAVAIWLGGAALGLPRRLRLVALGLLYVAVVLAQLVLPETAALRVATGGRVEPWLVFGGLVLLVAGYRAALRWLRNRAVPVAAPVATGPFSEAELNRYARHIVLREIGGPGQVRLKQARVLVVGAGGLGSPVVLYLAAAGVGTIGVVDDDTVDPGNLQRQILHTDDRIGMAKVRSAQIAARALNPHVDLRPYERRLDEPAARALIAEHDLVLDGTDNFDTRYLVNRICAELGKPLISGAIAQWEGQVSLFHPAAGGPCYECVFPVRPAPGLVPSCAEAGVVAPLPGVVGSLMALEAVKHLTGAGQTLAGRLMIYDGLYGETRTVGIHRRADCPVCGHTRG from the coding sequence ATGATGGCGGTGCTGGCGCTGGCAGTCGCGATCTGGCTGGGGGGCGCCGCACTGGGCCTGCCGCGCCGGCTGCGGCTGGTGGCGCTGGGGCTGCTGTATGTGGCGGTGGTGCTGGCGCAGCTGGTGCTGCCGGAAACGGCGGCCCTGCGCGTGGCCACCGGCGGGCGGGTGGAACCCTGGCTGGTGTTCGGCGGGCTGGTGCTGCTGGTTGCAGGCTATCGTGCCGCGCTGCGGTGGCTGCGCAACCGGGCCGTGCCGGTGGCGGCGCCCGTGGCCACGGGACCGTTTTCCGAGGCCGAACTCAACCGCTATGCCCGCCATATCGTGCTGCGAGAGATCGGCGGCCCCGGGCAGGTGCGGCTGAAACAGGCGCGCGTGCTGGTGGTGGGGGCAGGCGGCCTTGGCAGCCCGGTGGTGCTGTATCTGGCGGCCGCCGGGGTGGGCACCATCGGCGTGGTCGATGACGACACGGTCGATCCGGGCAACCTGCAACGCCAGATCCTGCACACCGACGACCGGATCGGCATGGCCAAGGTGCGGTCGGCCCAGATTGCCGCCCGGGCGCTGAACCCGCATGTGGACCTGCGCCCCTATGAACGCCGGCTGGATGAGCCCGCCGCCCGCGCGCTGATTGCCGAACATGATCTGGTGCTGGACGGCACCGACAATTTCGACACGCGCTATCTGGTCAACCGCATCTGCGCCGAACTGGGCAAGCCGCTGATTTCCGGCGCCATTGCCCAGTGGGAAGGGCAGGTATCGCTGTTCCACCCGGCGGCGGGCGGGCCGTGCTATGAATGCGTCTTTCCGGTGCGCCCCGCCCCGGGGCTGGTGCCCAGCTGTGCCGAGGCGGGCGTGGTGGCGCCCTTGCCCGGTGTCGTCGGATCCCTCATGGCACTGGAGGCGGTCAAGCACCTGACCGGGGCAGGGCAGACGCTGGCGGGGCGCCTGATGATCTATGACGGATTGTATGGCGAGACGCGGACCGTAGGCATCCACCGCCGTGCCGATTGCCCGGTCTGCGGTCACACGCGGGGCTAG
- the ccoG gene encoding cytochrome c oxidase accessory protein CcoG, translating into MVSQNPGSSPLPADSSNPPSLYAAREPVFPRRVKGNFRTLKWWIMAITLGIYYLTPWIRWDRGPNMPDQAVLVDLANRRFFFFMVEIWPHEFYFVAGLLIMAGLGLFLFTSAAGRVWCGYACPQTVWTDLFILVERWIEGDRNARLRLHRQAWNAEKVRKRLTKWLAYLLIAVATGGAWVFYFTDAPSLLRDLLTFSAHPVAYLTILTLTATTFVFGGFAREQICIYACPWPRIQAAMMDEDTITVGYRSWRGEPRGKLKKGAATPEVAQGDCIDCMACVNVCPMGIDIRNGQQLACITCGLCIDACNDTMDRIGKPRGLIDYMALTDETAERAGSPPKPVWKHILRPRTIMYTTMWLAVGVGLVVALFLRSDIDVNVTPVRNPTFVTLSDGSIRNTYDIRLRNKFHEERTLSFSIDAPPGLRLELEGESAATARMAPDATLQQRVYIIAPAGSPAAQTARTDITFWFQAEGSSSRVSAGTVFNGKGQ; encoded by the coding sequence ATGGTCAGCCAAAACCCCGGGAGCAGTCCCTTGCCAGCCGATTCGAGCAACCCGCCCAGCCTGTATGCCGCCCGCGAGCCGGTATTTCCCCGTCGTGTGAAGGGGAACTTCCGCACGCTGAAATGGTGGATCATGGCGATCACCCTGGGCATCTATTACCTGACACCCTGGATCCGCTGGGACCGGGGTCCGAACATGCCCGATCAGGCGGTTCTGGTGGATCTGGCGAACCGGCGATTCTTCTTCTTCATGGTCGAGATCTGGCCGCACGAATTCTACTTTGTCGCCGGCCTGCTGATCATGGCGGGGCTGGGGCTGTTCCTGTTCACCTCGGCCGCCGGTCGCGTGTGGTGCGGCTATGCCTGCCCGCAGACGGTATGGACCGACCTGTTCATCCTGGTCGAACGCTGGATCGAGGGCGACCGCAACGCCCGCCTGCGCCTGCACCGGCAGGCCTGGAACGCGGAAAAGGTCCGCAAGCGGCTGACCAAATGGCTGGCCTACCTGCTGATCGCGGTGGCCACGGGTGGCGCCTGGGTGTTCTATTTCACCGATGCGCCCAGCCTGTTGCGCGATCTGCTGACCTTTTCTGCCCATCCGGTCGCCTATCTGACCATCCTGACGCTGACCGCCACCACCTTTGTCTTTGGCGGCTTTGCCCGCGAACAGATCTGCATCTATGCCTGCCCCTGGCCGCGCATCCAGGCCGCGATGATGGATGAAGACACCATCACCGTCGGCTATCGCAGCTGGCGGGGCGAGCCGCGTGGCAAGCTGAAAAAGGGTGCGGCCACCCCCGAGGTGGCACAGGGCGATTGCATCGACTGCATGGCCTGCGTCAACGTCTGCCCCATGGGCATCGACATTCGTAACGGCCAGCAGCTGGCCTGCATCACCTGCGGGCTGTGCATCGACGCCTGCAACGATACGATGGACCGCATCGGCAAGCCGCGCGGCCTGATCGACTACATGGCCCTGACCGACGAAACCGCCGAACGCGCCGGCAGCCCGCCGAAACCCGTCTGGAAGCATATCCTGCGGCCCCGGACCATCATGTATACCACCATGTGGCTTGCCGTTGGCGTCGGCCTGGTGGTGGCGCTGTTCCTGCGGTCGGACATCGACGTGAACGTGACCCCGGTGCGCAACCCCACCTTCGTCACCCTGTCGGACGGGTCCATCCGCAACACCTATGACATCCGCCTGCGCAACAAGTTCCACGAGGAACGCACGCTGTCCTTCTCCATCGACGCGCCGCCCGGTTTGCGGCTAGAACTGGAGGGCGAAAGCGCGGCCACGGCGCGGATGGCCCCCGATGCTACCTTGCAGCAGCGGGTCTACATCATCGCCCCCGCGGGGTCGCCTGCGGCCCAGACGGCGCGCACGGACATCACCTTCTGGTTCCAGGCCGAAGGATCGTCCAGCCGGGTCAGCGCGGGTACGGTATTCAACGGGAAAGGACAGTAA
- a CDS encoding amino acid ABC transporter permease, which yields MTPASPGQGDFPLWLVIVAAGGLWALGAALTSDIHVQILATLWKGLGITLLVTVCAFAGATVLGLGLALAALSRVWLIRQLARLYVEVMRGVPILVLLLYVAFVGVPLAVEGWNALGLPQASARDVPLIWRAVLALVLAYASFLAEVFRAGILAVPAGQVEAAGALGLSRFQRFRLIVAPQAFRTILPPWGNDFIAIVKDSSLVSVLGVTDVTQLGKVLAAGNFRYFETYNMVALIYLGLTISLSVALRRLELRLRRVAP from the coding sequence ATGACCCCGGCGTCCCCCGGCCAGGGGGATTTTCCCCTGTGGCTGGTGATCGTGGCGGCGGGCGGGCTGTGGGCGCTTGGCGCCGCGCTGACATCCGACATCCATGTCCAGATCCTTGCCACGCTGTGGAAGGGGCTGGGCATCACGCTGCTGGTGACGGTCTGCGCCTTTGCCGGGGCCACGGTGCTGGGGCTGGGGCTGGCACTGGCGGCACTGTCGCGGGTCTGGCTGATCCGGCAGCTGGCGCGACTGTATGTCGAGGTGATGCGCGGCGTGCCCATTCTGGTGCTGCTGCTGTATGTCGCCTTTGTCGGCGTGCCGCTGGCGGTCGAGGGGTGGAATGCGCTTGGCCTGCCGCAGGCCAGCGCGCGCGATGTGCCGCTGATCTGGCGGGCGGTGCTGGCGCTGGTGCTGGCCTATGCCAGCTTCCTGGCCGAGGTGTTCCGCGCCGGCATCCTGGCCGTGCCCGCCGGGCAGGTCGAGGCGGCGGGCGCCCTGGGGCTGAGCCGGTTCCAGCGGTTCCGCCTGATCGTGGCGCCGCAGGCGTTCCGCACCATCCTGCCGCCCTGGGGCAACGATTTCATCGCCATTGTCAAGGACAGCTCGCTGGTATCGGTGCTGGGGGTGACGGATGTGACCCAGCTGGGCAAGGTGCTGGCGGCCGGCAATTTCCGCTACTTCGAGACCTACAACATGGTCGCGCTGATCTATCTGGGGCTGACGATTTCCCTGTCGGTGGCGCTGCGCCGGCTGGAGCTGCGCTTGCGCAGAGTGGCGCCCTAG
- a CDS encoding NAD(P)/FAD-dependent oxidoreductase has product MTAGSAPEVLVVGAGIVGVSVALTLQQQGRQVLLLDGADPCDAASRVNAAVVSTSSILPLAGPGLWRALPRYLLNRDPSLRLRHAQLPGMAGWIARFLARANAASVLATAHALTPLVRAAWPAHQALATEARVLGHFRQTGWTKLWRVPRGPGHRAELALMQRLGVPVQPLDRAGISALEPGLAPVYDHALHMHQAWSADNPQAVGLGYLARFLALGGQIARAQVGRIAASADGWLAVAQGQVFTAPHLVLAAGAWTPRLLGPLGARLPMVGERGYSAHLTTPGLRLSRPVIDVSRGFVMSPMQEGIRVSTGVELAAIGTPPDLTQLHLAVAAARAVLGDADTALPDWRSGIRPSCPDGLPAIGAVPRLPGMWLATGHGHIGFATAPVTGAILAAQIAGRAPPVDAGPFDPARF; this is encoded by the coding sequence ATGACCGCCGGTTCCGCGCCCGAAGTCCTTGTCGTCGGCGCCGGCATTGTCGGCGTGTCGGTCGCGCTGACCTTGCAGCAGCAGGGCCGGCAGGTGCTGCTGCTGGACGGGGCCGATCCCTGCGATGCCGCGTCGCGGGTGAATGCGGCGGTGGTGTCGACCAGTTCCATCCTGCCGCTGGCCGGGCCGGGGCTGTGGCGGGCGCTGCCGCGCTATCTGCTGAACCGCGACCCGTCGCTGCGGCTGCGCCATGCGCAGTTGCCGGGCATGGCGGGCTGGATCGCCCGGTTTCTGGCCCGGGCCAATGCCGCCTCGGTCCTGGCCACGGCCCATGCGCTGACCCCGCTGGTGCGCGCGGCCTGGCCGGCGCATCAGGCCCTGGCGACCGAGGCGCGGGTGCTGGGCCATTTCCGCCAGACCGGCTGGACCAAGCTGTGGCGGGTGCCCCGGGGGCCGGGCCACCGGGCGGAACTTGCGCTGATGCAACGGCTGGGCGTGCCGGTGCAGCCGCTGGACCGCGCGGGCATTTCGGCGCTGGAACCGGGGCTGGCCCCGGTTTACGACCATGCCCTGCACATGCATCAGGCCTGGTCGGCCGATAATCCGCAGGCGGTGGGGCTGGGCTATCTGGCGCGCTTTCTGGCGCTGGGGGGCCAGATCGCGCGGGCGCAGGTCGGGCGCATCGCGGCATCGGCCGATGGCTGGCTGGCGGTGGCGCAGGGGCAGGTGTTCACGGCGCCCCATCTGGTGCTGGCCGCCGGGGCCTGGACGCCGCGCCTGCTGGGGCCGCTGGGCGCGCGCCTGCCCATGGTGGGCGAACGCGGTTATTCGGCCCATCTGACCACCCCGGGCCTGCGCCTGTCGCGCCCGGTGATCGACGTGTCACGCGGGTTCGTCATGTCGCCGATGCAGGAAGGCATCCGCGTGTCCACCGGGGTGGAACTGGCGGCCATCGGCACCCCGCCCGACCTGACGCAGTTGCACCTTGCCGTGGCGGCGGCGCGGGCGGTGCTGGGCGATGCCGACACTGCCTTGCCCGACTGGCGGTCGGGGATACGGCCATCGTGCCCGGATGGCCTGCCGGCCATCGGCGCCGTGCCGCGCCTGCCGGGGATGTGGCTGGCGACCGGGCATGGCCACATCGGCTTTGCCACCGCCCCGGTGACCGGGGCCATCCTGGCTGCGCAGATCGCCGGCCGCGCCCCGCCGGTCGATGCCGGCCCGTTCGATCCGGCGCGGTTCTAG
- the dut gene encoding dUTP diphosphatase, giving the protein MQIKVIDPRLNDWGLPAYQTAGAAAVDLFACIDAPLAIVPQSPAVLVPSGIALSFGDFSFAALVLPRSGAGHKRGLVMGNSVGLIDPDYTGQIMISVWNRNGPGTDPLLIEPGERIAQMIFVPVVRPEFQVVAEFSEQTARGAGGFGSTGA; this is encoded by the coding sequence ATGCAGATCAAGGTCATCGACCCCCGGCTGAACGACTGGGGCCTGCCGGCCTACCAGACGGCGGGCGCCGCGGCGGTGGATCTGTTCGCCTGCATCGACGCGCCGCTGGCCATCGTGCCGCAATCGCCGGCGGTGCTGGTGCCGTCGGGCATCGCGCTGTCGTTCGGGGATTTCTCGTTTGCGGCGCTGGTGCTGCCGCGGTCGGGCGCCGGGCACAAGCGCGGGCTGGTCATGGGCAATTCCGTGGGCCTGATCGACCCGGATTACACCGGCCAGATCATGATCAGCGTCTGGAACCGCAATGGCCCCGGCACCGACCCCCTGCTGATCGAACCGGGCGAGCGGATTGCCCAGATGATCTTTGTGCCCGTGGTGCGCCCCGAATTCCAGGTGGTGGCCGAGTTCAGCGAACAGACCGCGCGCGGGGCGGGCGGCTTTGGGTCCACGGGGGCCTAG
- a CDS encoding transporter substrate-binding domain-containing protein: protein MLRQTILAVFLTASGALAQSLPDLQGREIVVVTENAYPPLQFLDRQGKAVGWEYDAMADIARRLNARVTYQNISWDAMIPAVSEGQYDIGMTGITIRDDRREKVDFSDPYLRSEMLMIVRGDEARFADAAAFAADDLLLMAAQPGTTPFYVGVYEVLDGNEDNSRIVKFETFGAGLAALRAGDVDMVLSDSTAAQGYVTASDGALKIVGDPLGTEDFGFIFPKGSDLVGPVNAAIAAMRTDGTLEALNIRWFLDYRMGE, encoded by the coding sequence ATGCTGCGCCAGACCATCCTTGCCGTGTTTCTGACTGCTTCGGGGGCGCTGGCGCAATCCCTGCCCGATCTGCAAGGGCGCGAGATCGTGGTGGTGACCGAAAACGCCTATCCGCCGCTGCAATTCCTGGACCGGCAGGGCAAGGCGGTGGGTTGGGAATATGACGCCATGGCCGATATCGCCCGGCGGCTGAACGCCCGCGTCACCTATCAGAACATCAGCTGGGATGCGATGATCCCGGCCGTGTCCGAAGGCCAGTATGACATCGGCATGACCGGCATCACCATTCGCGACGACCGGCGGGAAAAGGTGGATTTCTCGGATCCCTACCTGCGGTCGGAAATGCTGATGATCGTGCGCGGGGACGAGGCGCGGTTCGCCGATGCGGCCGCCTTTGCCGCCGACGACCTGCTGCTGATGGCGGCGCAGCCCGGCACGACACCGTTCTATGTGGGGGTCTACGAGGTGCTGGACGGCAACGAGGACAATTCGCGCATCGTGAAATTCGAAACCTTTGGCGCCGGTCTGGCGGCGCTGCGGGCGGGCGATGTGGATATGGTGCTGTCGGATTCCACCGCCGCGCAGGGCTATGTCACCGCATCGGACGGCGCGCTGAAGATTGTCGGCGATCCACTGGGGACCGAGGATTTCGGCTTCATCTTTCCCAAGGGGTCCGATCTGGTCGGGCCGGTGAACGCCGCCATTGCCGCGATGCGGACCGATGGCACGCTGGAGGCGCTGAACATCCGCTGGTTCCTGGATTACAGGATGGGCGAATGA
- a CDS encoding FixH family protein: MAREITGRHVLIGTVSAFGVIIAVNLFMAWSAISTFPGVEAKNTYYASQNFNAAMKAQEALGWQVAQDYAGGQLVLRITETATGQPGQVADLQVLIGRATEAKDDKLPVFAREGGAYVAPVDLAPGKWILRIQAVAADGTQFRQQRQLFVKG, encoded by the coding sequence ATGGCACGCGAGATCACCGGACGGCATGTCCTGATCGGCACGGTCAGCGCCTTTGGCGTCATCATCGCGGTCAACCTGTTCATGGCCTGGTCGGCGATCAGCACCTTTCCGGGGGTCGAGGCGAAGAACACCTATTACGCCAGCCAGAACTTCAATGCCGCGATGAAGGCGCAAGAGGCCTTGGGCTGGCAGGTCGCACAGGACTATGCCGGTGGGCAACTGGTGCTGCGCATCACCGAAACCGCCACCGGCCAGCCGGGCCAGGTGGCCGACCTGCAAGTCCTGATCGGCCGCGCGACCGAGGCGAAGGACGACAAGCTGCCCGTCTTTGCGCGCGAGGGCGGGGCCTATGTCGCCCCGGTCGATCTGGCGCCGGGCAAGTGGATCCTGCGCATTCAGGCGGTGGCGGCCGATGGCACGCAGTTTCGCCAGCAACGCCAGCTGTTCGTGAAAGGCTAG
- a CDS encoding sulfite exporter TauE/SafE family protein, producing MQMLAAFSPWGTVSPATFAALLLIALVAGCARGFSGFGAGLIFIPLASMLIGPQKAAALLLITDLVGAIPTIPPAWQQAERRPVLIMVLGALFGMPLGLAALLVVDPVAVRWGICAIVLGLLALLISGWRWKGAARAPALMAAGGLGGILSGLAQIGGPPIVAFWLGMPRPLTMLRANIMLYFALTSIASLVFYGLGGLIGAPVIGLAVFVMPAYMGGVLLGMRMFGLADPAVFRWLSMALIALAAITGMPVWG from the coding sequence ATGCAGATGCTTGCCGCCTTTTCCCCCTGGGGCACCGTCAGCCCGGCGACCTTTGCCGCGCTGCTGCTGATCGCGCTGGTCGCGGGCTGTGCACGGGGGTTCTCCGGCTTTGGCGCCGGGCTGATCTTCATTCCGCTGGCCAGCATGCTGATCGGGCCGCAAAAGGCGGCCGCGCTGCTGCTGATCACCGATCTGGTCGGCGCCATTCCCACCATTCCCCCCGCCTGGCAACAGGCAGAGCGGCGCCCGGTCCTGATCATGGTGCTGGGCGCGCTGTTCGGCATGCCGCTGGGGCTGGCCGCGTTGCTGGTGGTGGACCCGGTGGCGGTGCGCTGGGGGATTTGCGCCATCGTGCTGGGGCTGCTGGCGCTGCTGATCAGCGGCTGGCGCTGGAAGGGCGCGGCGCGGGCGCCCGCGCTGATGGCGGCGGGGGGCCTGGGTGGCATCCTCAGCGGTCTGGCGCAGATCGGCGGGCCGCCCATCGTGGCCTTCTGGCTGGGCATGCCGCGTCCGCTGACGATGCTGCGGGCCAACATCATGCTGTATTTCGCCCTGACCTCGATTGCCAGCCTGGTGTTCTATGGCCTGGGCGGGCTGATCGGGGCGCCGGTGATCGGGTTGGCGGTGTTCGTGATGCCGGCCTATATGGGCGGGGTGCTGCTGGGCATGCGCATGTTCGGGCTGGCCGATCCGGCGGTGTTCCGCTGGTTGTCCATGGCGCTGATCGCGCTGGCGGCGATCACGGGAATGCCGGTCTGGGGCTGA
- a CDS encoding ornithine cyclodeaminase family protein has translation MDDRILYLSAGDIAALGLGAAQAEVAVTQAFRAKADGDSWLIPKASIPIAGGDVVQALVGALRAPPVSGVKWLSVRAGNGARGLPNIHGLIVLSDLETGQTRAMMDAGWITATRTAACTGIAARHLARAGSRRAGFVGAGLQARSNLDALRLVLPDLAEVTVFGRSAGSLDSFSAHAAAAGLVVHHAATAEQAVRGMDVVVTSVPPATGLKPFLDPRWLAPGSFLSAVDLGRTWDGAQWDGAFDLVATDDAGQSREIAAQGKLVSAGPYHAEIGDLVTGRHPGRQSDSQRTCLLFAGIALADLALASEVATRARAAGLGTLLAP, from the coding sequence ATGGACGACCGCATCCTGTATCTGTCGGCCGGCGACATCGCCGCGCTTGGTCTTGGCGCGGCGCAGGCCGAGGTGGCGGTGACCCAGGCGTTCCGGGCCAAGGCAGACGGGGACAGCTGGCTGATCCCCAAGGCCTCGATCCCGATTGCCGGGGGCGATGTGGTGCAGGCGCTGGTCGGCGCGTTGCGTGCGCCGCCGGTGTCGGGGGTAAAATGGCTGTCGGTGCGGGCCGGAAACGGGGCGCGGGGCCTGCCCAACATCCACGGGCTGATCGTGTTGTCCGATCTGGAAACCGGGCAGACCCGGGCCATGATGGATGCCGGCTGGATCACCGCCACCCGCACCGCCGCCTGCACCGGCATCGCCGCGCGCCATCTGGCGCGGGCGGGCAGCCGGCGGGCGGGGTTCGTCGGGGCAGGGTTGCAGGCGCGGTCCAACCTGGATGCGCTGCGGCTGGTGTTGCCCGATCTGGCCGAGGTGACGGTGTTCGGCCGGTCCGCAGGGTCGCTGGACAGTTTCAGCGCCCATGCGGCGGCGGCCGGGCTGGTGGTGCATCATGCGGCCACGGCCGAACAGGCGGTGCGCGGCATGGATGTGGTGGTCACCAGCGTGCCGCCGGCCACCGGGCTGAAGCCGTTCCTGGACCCGCGCTGGCTGGCGCCGGGCAGCTTTCTGTCGGCGGTCGATCTGGGGCGCACCTGGGATGGCGCGCAGTGGGATGGCGCCTTTGATCTGGTCGCGACCGATGATGCCGGCCAGAGCCGCGAGATCGCCGCGCAGGGCAAGCTGGTGTCGGCCGGCCCCTACCACGCCGAAATCGGCGATCTGGTGACAGGGCGGCACCCCGGCCGCCAGTCGGACAGCCAGCGCACCTGCCTGTTGTTCGCCGGCATCGCCCTGGCCGATCTGGCGCTGGCATCCGAGGTGGCGACCCGCGCCCGCGCGGCCGGGCTGGGTACGCTGCTGGCGCCATGA
- a CDS encoding heavy metal translocating P-type ATPase: MTLAADPESHAAISACPACVAAPSAERIAQMAAPRQARLMLSIPAAHCAACISTVEQGLERLPGIRSARVNLTLRRVLVEADPEVTAASLIPHLGKLGYEAHELDAGVLSVTDTDRQGRELLMRIGVAGFSMMNIMLLSVAVWSGATDATRDLFHWISGMIALPTVAFAGQPFFKSAWAGLKVGRLGMDFPISLALVLASGISVYETWMSGHHAYFDAAVMLTFFLLVGRYLDHRTRAVARSAAQELAALEVPRAVRLTGAEEETVMVADLRPGDLVLVRPGGRVPVDGVITQGTSELDRSLLTGEVLPVFAGPDRVVSAGEVNLTGPLTVRVTAAGKDSSLSRMAELVAVAESAKTRYTGLADRAARAYSPLVHLLSFSAFGYWMWATGGDVRFAINISAATLIITCPCALGLAVPAVVTAASGKLFRKGLLIKSGTALERLAEVDTVVFDKTGTLTMGAPEPTNLGDHPRPVLEVAAALAGASGHPLAQSLAAACKAAGVVPATLTDLTEVPGYGIEGAHHGRRVRMGRAEWVGAEPLDMTATYLALADGRSCAFTFADALRPGAAEVVAAVKAQGMAVQLISGDAPGAVRDLADRLGIADWTAGALPEGKAAEVARLTAAGRRVLMVGDGLNDTAALAAAHASVSPATALDAARVASDIVLLGRDIAPVADALRIARQTTRRIRENFLISAGYNVIAVPIALVGLATPLWAALAMSLSSITVALNALRLK; the protein is encoded by the coding sequence ATGACGCTTGCCGCCGATCCCGAAAGCCATGCCGCGATTTCCGCCTGCCCCGCCTGCGTGGCGGCGCCTTCGGCCGAACGCATCGCCCAGATGGCGGCGCCGCGTCAGGCCCGGCTGATGCTGTCGATCCCGGCGGCGCATTGCGCGGCCTGCATCTCGACCGTGGAGCAGGGGCTGGAGCGGTTGCCGGGCATCCGGTCGGCGCGCGTCAACCTGACCCTGCGCCGCGTGCTGGTCGAGGCGGACCCCGAGGTGACGGCGGCCAGCCTGATCCCGCATCTGGGCAAGCTGGGATACGAGGCGCATGAACTGGACGCGGGCGTCCTGTCGGTGACCGACACCGACCGTCAGGGGCGCGAGCTGCTGATGCGGATCGGCGTTGCCGGGTTCAGCATGATGAACATCATGCTGCTGTCGGTCGCGGTCTGGTCCGGCGCCACCGATGCCACGCGCGATCTGTTCCACTGGATTTCCGGCATGATCGCCCTGCCGACCGTGGCCTTTGCCGGGCAGCCGTTCTTCAAATCCGCCTGGGCGGGGCTGAAGGTGGGGCGGCTGGGGATGGATTTCCCGATCTCGCTGGCGCTGGTGCTGGCCTCGGGGATTTCGGTCTATGAAACCTGGATGTCGGGGCATCACGCCTATTTCGACGCGGCGGTGATGCTGACGTTCTTTCTGCTGGTCGGGCGCTATCTGGACCACCGGACGCGCGCCGTGGCCCGGTCTGCCGCGCAGGAACTGGCCGCGCTGGAGGTGCCGCGCGCGGTGCGTCTGACGGGGGCCGAGGAGGAGACAGTGATGGTCGCCGACCTGCGCCCCGGCGATCTGGTGCTGGTGCGCCCGGGCGGGCGGGTGCCGGTGGACGGGGTGATCACGCAAGGCACGTCGGAACTGGACCGTTCGCTGCTGACGGGCGAGGTGCTGCCGGTGTTTGCCGGCCCCGACCGCGTGGTCAGCGCCGGCGAGGTCAACCTGACCGGGCCGCTGACCGTGCGGGTGACGGCGGCGGGCAAGGACAGTTCGCTGTCGCGCATGGCCGAACTGGTCGCCGTCGCCGAAAGCGCCAAGACACGCTATACCGGCCTGGCCGACCGTGCCGCGCGGGCCTATTCGCCGCTGGTGCATCTGCTGTCGTTTTCCGCCTTTGGCTACTGGATGTGGGCGACGGGCGGCGATGTGCGCTTTGCCATCAACATCTCGGCCGCGACGCTGATCATCACCTGCCCCTGCGCGCTGGGGCTGGCGGTGCCTGCCGTGGTGACGGCGGCCAGCGGAAAGCTGTTCCGCAAGGGGCTGCTGATCAAATCGGGCACCGCGCTGGAACGCCTGGCCGAGGTGGATACCGTGGTCTTCGACAAGACCGGCACCCTGACCATGGGCGCGCCGGAACCTACCAATCTGGGCGACCATCCCCGCCCGGTGCTGGAGGTGGCGGCGGCGCTGGCCGGGGCATCGGGCCATCCGCTGGCGCAATCGCTGGCGGCGGCCTGCAAGGCGGCGGGGGTGGTGCCTGCCACCCTGACCGACCTGACCGAGGTGCCGGGCTATGGCATCGAAGGGGCCCACCACGGACGCCGGGTGCGGATGGGCCGGGCCGAATGGGTGGGGGCCGAACCGCTGGACATGACCGCCACCTATCTGGCGCTGGCCGACGGGCGCAGCTGCGCCTTTACCTTTGCCGATGCGCTGCGCCCCGGTGCGGCCGAGGTGGTGGCGGCGGTGAAGGCCCAGGGCATGGCGGTGCAGCTGATTTCCGGCGACGCGCCGGGCGCGGTGCGCGATCTGGCGGACCGGCTGGGCATTGCCGACTGGACCGCCGGCGCCCTGCCCGAGGGCAAGGCGGCCGAGGTGGCGCGCCTGACCGCCGCCGGCCGCCGGGTGCTGATGGTGGGCGACGGGTTGAACGATACGGCGGCGCTGGCGGCGGCGCATGCCTCGGTCTCGCCCGCCACGGCGCTGGATGCGGCGCGGGTGGCATCGGATATCGTGCTGCTGGGCCGCGACATTGCGCCGGTGGCCGATGCCCTGCGCATCGCGCGGCAGACGACGCGGCGGATCCGGGAAAACTTCCTGATCTCGGCCGGCTATAACGTCATCGCGGTGCCCATCGCGCTGGTGGGGCTGGCCACGCCCCTGTGGGCGGCGCTGGCGATGTCGCTGTCCTCGATCACCGTGGCCCTGAATGCGCTGAGGTTGAAGTAG